ATGAAAAAGTAAGCGAATATGTAAATGGTAATAATACTCATCACTAAATATATAATCGACGTTATTGCGTTTCCAAGTTCGAAAGACATATCGATTTTGAGTAGCAATCCTGTGATAAGAACGCTTATTAATAAGAACGAGAAATAATGTAATGTGAAAATACCATGGTCAAAATACCACCATTTTTTCTTGGAATGGAAGAACCACAACAGAAATGCGAAAATAGGAAGGTAGATAAAAAGTGCTTTCGGAAGATTGTGGAAAGATGTTGTTGCAAGGTTTTTGTAGATGTCGCCTTTTTTTATCCCTTTTTCTTTCAGTTCAAAAAACTTGTGTGCAATAGGATCTATTAGCCAGTCTGACGATGTCTGACCTTTTTTGTATTCTTCCCAAGTTTTATAATTATTAAATGTCGAGCTATCTGCAATCTTGCTGTCTGCATCAACAATATCTTCCCAGTCGAGATCCGTCTTCGATTCTGTATCTAAGTTTTTGATGATGTTTTGCAAAGAGTCTATTTTTTTACTAGATGCTGCATTTATAGTTGTGTCTTTTTTGACTTGTATTTCTTTAACCACCTCAAGAAGTACTTGGCGTTTCGCTTCTTTAACTTGATGGTCCGCAAGGCTTTCGTTTTGACTGACTTGCAAATCCTTCGTGTTTAGACTAATTGGTGGAAACATAGCAAACATAAAGAAGGTGACAAAACTGACAAAAATATAAAGCTTAACTGGTGGGACAAATTTTTGTCGTTTGCCTTCGAGGTAAATGCTTGTCAATTGCCCCGGTTTGAAAAGTAGATTTTTTATCGTGCCCCAAAATTGTCCGTCATAATGTGTGAAGTCTTCAACAAAATGCGTAAACAAAGAATAAAATGGCTGTCTGGTTTCAATGTTTTCTTGTCCGCAATGTGGGCAATATTTGATGTCAACCTCATGTCCGCAATTAAGGCAAGTCTTGTCTGCACGCAGTTTACCGTGGCTCATAATTATGTTGTTTTGTTATCACAAATATAAATCT
This genomic stretch from Chryseobacterium sp. POL2 harbors:
- a CDS encoding DUF3667 domain-containing protein, which encodes MSHGKLRADKTCLNCGHEVDIKYCPHCGQENIETRQPFYSLFTHFVEDFTHYDGQFWGTIKNLLFKPGQLTSIYLEGKRQKFVPPVKLYIFVSFVTFFMFAMFPPISLNTKDLQVSQNESLADHQVKEAKRQVLLEVVKEIQVKKDTTINAASSKKIDSLQNIIKNLDTESKTDLDWEDIVDADSKIADSSTFNNYKTWEEYKKGQTSSDWLIDPIAHKFFELKEKGIKKGDIYKNLATTSFHNLPKALFIYLPIFAFLLWFFHSKKKWWYFDHGIFTLHYFSFLLISVLITGLLLKIDMSFELGNAITSIIYLVMSIITIYIFAYFFIAHHRVYKSHGLISILIGWIMMFLNLVIFTFLLIGLAIVSFLTMH